In Candidatus Pantoea floridensis, the genomic window ATGACGCTCTCCGGTGGCGAGCAGCAGATGCTGGCGATTGCCCGCGCGTTGATGAGTCGCCCCAAATTATTGTTGCTGGATGAACCCAGTCTTGGGCTCGCGCCGATTGTGGTAAAGCAGATTTTTGCCATCCTGCGCGAGCTAACGCAGCAGGGAATGACGCTGTTTCTGGTGGAGCAGAATGCCAGGCATGCGCTGCAGCTGGCGGATCGCGGTTATGTGATGGTCAATGGCGAGATTCGTCTCAGCGGAAGCGGGGCCGAGTTGCTCAATAACGACGACGTGCGCAGCGCTTATCTGGGAGGTGCAGCCGATCCTGCGGTGCTGGCGACAAAAAGTTTGTAATAATGATTAAATGGTGATGGGAAACACTTTGCATATTTGTCAGTGGCCTATCATCATTATTACTCTTCTTCCTCTCCAAAGTGATTTGGAAATCCCTTGCAAAATCCTGGCGTAGTAATGATGCGGGCGGTTAGAAATACGGCGTGGTATCCCAAACGTCGCTCTTATCGCACGTTGTTCTGGCGTGAAATTACCCCCTTAGCCGTGCCGATCTTTATCGAAAACCTCTGTGTGATGCTCATGGGTGTCCTCAGTACCTTTTTGGTGAGTTGGTTAGGCAAAGAAGCCATGGCGGGCGTGGGTCTGGCCGACAGCTTCAATATGGTGGTGATCTCCTTCTTCGCGGCAATCGATCTCGGTACCACGGTGGTGGTGGCGTTTAGCCTGGCCAAGCGCAACGGTAAGCGTGCGCGCGCGGCGACGCGTCAGTCGCTAGGACTGATGACCGCGCTGGCTTTTGTGCTGGTTATCGCCATTGAGTTCTGGGGACACCTGATCATTGATGTGATTGCCGGCAGCGCGGATCCCAAAGTGAAAGAGCTGGCGCTGAGCTATCTGCAAACTTCGGCGTGGAGCTATCCAGCGGCGGCGATTGCGCTGATTGGCAGCGGTGCACTGCGTGGTGCAGGCAACACTAAAATCCCGATGCTGATTAACGGCGGCATGAACATTCTCAACATCGTGATCAGTAGCGTACTGATATACGGCTGTATGGGTTGGGAAGGATTGGGCTTTGTCGGCGCTGGATTAGGGTTAACCATTTCACGCTATATTGGTGCGGCGGCGGCGATTTACGTGCTGTATCGCGGCATTGCTCCAGCATTGAAAATCTCCATCGCCAGCTATTTCCGTCGCTGGGATCGCAACATTCTGATGGAAGTGTTGGGCATTGGCGTTCCCGCCAGTATCGAATCGGTGCTGTTTAACGGCGGTAAATTGTTGACGCAAATTTTTGTCGCTGGTATGGGCACCAATGAAATCGCCGGGAACTTTATCGCCTTCTCGATTGCTACGCTGATCAACCTGCCGGGCAATGCCCTCGGATCGGCCTCAACCATCATTACGGGACGAAGGCTGGGGCTTAATCAGGTGATGCAGGCGGAACGGCAAATCAAA contains:
- a CDS encoding EmmdR/YeeO family multidrug/toxin efflux MATE transporter, whose product is MRAVRNTAWYPKRRSYRTLFWREITPLAVPIFIENLCVMLMGVLSTFLVSWLGKEAMAGVGLADSFNMVVISFFAAIDLGTTVVVAFSLAKRNGKRARAATRQSLGLMTALAFVLVIAIEFWGHLIIDVIAGSADPKVKELALSYLQTSAWSYPAAAIALIGSGALRGAGNTKIPMLINGGMNILNIVISSVLIYGCMGWEGLGFVGAGLGLTISRYIGAAAAIYVLYRGIAPALKISIASYFRRWDRNILMEVLGIGVPASIESVLFNGGKLLTQIFVAGMGTNEIAGNFIAFSIATLINLPGNALGSASTIITGRRLGLNQVMQAERQIKHVFWLAMIGLCSLALITVPLAGTLAQFYSRDPEVISVTKHLIWLNAAFMPIWTASWVLPASLKGARDARYTMYVSMFSMWGARVVAGYFLGIVLGMGVVGVWLGMFLDWTVRGLCFWWRLNSGKWLNNYRKMMAKSRE